One genomic region from Cetobacterium sp. ZOR0034 encodes:
- the lysS gene encoding lysine--tRNA ligase produces the protein MEKYFDRVAKERLVMEQWDKIKEIEALGVYPFGKKYDKVHMVGDLLASTPEAETTFKTAGRIMGFREQGKAVFAHIEDQTGKIQVYIRQDQIGEESFEIVKKLGAGDIIGVEGTLFITQKGELTLRSSHVELLSKNVRALPEKFHGLTDVETRYRKRYLDLIMNREVKDTFMKRVRIINGIREFLNRKGFLEVETPMMHPIVGGAAARPFITHHNALDMELYLRIAPELYLKRLIIGGFDKVYEINRNFRNEGMSTRHNPEFTMMELYQAYADYNDMMDLTESLFQFLATDVLGTTTIEYNGKEINLDKFNRIHMVDMIKDITGADFWQNLTVEEAKALAKEHNVHVADHMTTVGHIINEFFEQKCEEHIVQPTFIYGHPVEISPLAKRNAEDGRFTDRFELFIDAREYANAFSELNDPADQRGRLEAQVEEALLGNDEATAVIDDDYIEALEYALPPTGGLGIGIDRAIMLLTGAPSIRDVILFPQMKRKD, from the coding sequence ATGGAAAAATACTTTGACAGAGTTGCAAAAGAACGTCTTGTTATGGAGCAATGGGATAAAATAAAAGAGATTGAAGCTCTTGGAGTTTACCCATTCGGAAAAAAATATGATAAAGTTCATATGGTTGGAGATCTTTTAGCATCTACTCCAGAAGCAGAGACTACTTTTAAAACAGCGGGAAGAATCATGGGATTCAGAGAGCAAGGTAAAGCTGTATTTGCTCATATCGAAGACCAAACTGGAAAAATCCAAGTTTATATTAGACAAGACCAAATTGGAGAAGAGTCTTTTGAAATTGTTAAAAAATTAGGAGCTGGAGACATCATCGGTGTTGAAGGAACTTTATTTATAACACAAAAAGGAGAGTTAACTTTAAGAAGTTCTCATGTTGAGTTACTTTCTAAAAACGTTAGAGCTCTTCCTGAAAAATTCCACGGATTAACTGACGTTGAAACTAGATATAGAAAAAGATACTTAGATCTTATCATGAACAGAGAAGTAAAAGATACTTTCATGAAAAGAGTTAGAATCATAAACGGAATCAGAGAGTTCTTAAACAGAAAAGGATTCTTAGAAGTTGAAACTCCTATGATGCATCCTATCGTTGGTGGAGCTGCTGCAAGACCTTTCATAACTCATCACAATGCTTTAGATATGGAATTATATTTAAGAATAGCTCCTGAGCTTTACTTAAAGAGATTAATAATCGGTGGATTTGATAAAGTTTATGAAATCAACAGAAACTTCAGAAACGAAGGTATGTCAACAAGACATAACCCTGAATTCACAATGATGGAACTTTACCAAGCTTATGCGGATTACAACGATATGATGGACTTAACTGAAAGTCTGTTCCAATTCTTAGCAACTGATGTTTTAGGAACTACTACTATCGAATACAATGGAAAAGAAATCAACCTTGATAAATTCAATAGAATTCACATGGTTGATATGATAAAAGATATCACTGGTGCTGATTTCTGGCAAAACCTAACTGTTGAGGAAGCTAAAGCTTTAGCTAAAGAACACAATGTTCATGTTGCTGATCACATGACTACTGTTGGGCATATTATCAATGAATTCTTCGAGCAAAAATGTGAAGAACATATTGTACAACCAACATTTATCTATGGACATCCAGTTGAAATCTCTCCTCTAGCTAAGAGAAATGCTGAGGATGGAAGATTTACTGACAGATTCGAGTTATTTATCGATGCTAGAGAGTATGCTAACGCGTTCTCTGAGTTAAATGACCCAGCTGATCAAAGAGGAAGATTAGAAGCTCAAGTTGAAGAAGCTTTATTAGGAAACGACGAAGCTACTGCTGTTATCGATGACGATTACATTGAAGCTTTAGAATACGCATTACCTCCTACAGGTGGATTAGGTATCGGTATCGATAGAGCAATCATGCTTTTAACTGGTGCACCATCAATAAGAGACGTTATCCTTTTCCCACAAATGAAAAGAAAAGATTAA
- a CDS encoding M48 family metallopeptidase, with the protein MKKIFLISTTALVLFSCTNLQTQLPKQTQVVVPSVKNPVLPQDNFFLNESGVTYLFDLTQRDLSSSAIREYLPSQVLAPMEVYAGETLIINNINADRVKMISSPIKSDYTFNISNNSLNFNSLYQGEYVAEIYRGFTYIGTVKIKNKLKYNFTEKDNYDIILNSYNNKNLDLLVKSAQLYLAAFPTNSRQKDVAFMVLDLSSTSENKVLINKEIRYLKENFSLNEEENIKLLAFEEKASSGSFVINNYYLDYNRNNLKLNTEVMRAIKEKNSATLDELQFLEKFYSDSQSQELAFLIGSLYTKNGDNDKGNYYLSLGGTSSATTTDTPTFITSPSEPSSSLIDQKRDENVTIISPSSDSSKDITNGIEALNRRSYNEALIFFNKAENTSTNISELNFYRGKTYFSMNNFDKALIDFEKITTPDENTSELYYYLGVIYHRKGDIEKAKDYLRKSRENNPSSTWGRKSSIYLLKL; encoded by the coding sequence TCTTTTTAGTTGTACAAATCTTCAAACACAACTTCCAAAGCAAACTCAAGTTGTTGTTCCTAGTGTTAAAAATCCAGTTTTACCACAGGACAATTTTTTCCTGAATGAATCTGGTGTAACTTATTTATTTGATTTAACACAAAGAGACTTATCTAGTAGCGCTATTCGTGAGTATCTACCTTCTCAAGTTTTAGCACCTATGGAAGTTTATGCAGGTGAAACACTAATTATTAATAACATTAATGCTGATAGAGTGAAAATGATTTCCTCTCCTATTAAAAGTGATTATACTTTTAATATCAGTAATAACTCTTTAAATTTCAACAGTTTATACCAAGGTGAATATGTAGCTGAAATTTATAGAGGTTTCACATATATTGGTACTGTTAAGATAAAAAATAAATTGAAATATAATTTTACTGAGAAAGATAATTATGATATAATTTTAAACAGCTACAATAATAAAAATTTAGATTTATTGGTAAAAAGTGCCCAACTATATCTTGCTGCATTCCCTACGAACAGCAGACAGAAAGATGTTGCATTTATGGTACTAGACCTAAGCTCTACAAGTGAAAATAAAGTTTTAATTAATAAAGAGATTAGATATTTAAAAGAAAACTTTTCACTTAATGAGGAAGAAAATATAAAGCTTCTTGCTTTCGAAGAAAAAGCTAGTTCTGGAAGCTTTGTTATTAACAATTACTATTTAGATTACAATAGAAATAATTTAAAACTAAATACTGAAGTAATGAGAGCTATTAAAGAAAAAAATAGTGCAACATTAGATGAACTTCAATTTTTAGAAAAATTCTATAGCGACTCTCAAAGTCAAGAATTGGCCTTTTTAATTGGTTCATTATATACAAAAAATGGGGATAATGATAAAGGAAACTACTATCTAAGCTTAGGTGGTACTTCTTCTGCAACAACTACAGATACCCCTACATTTATAACTTCACCATCAGAACCTTCTAGCTCTTTAATTGATCAGAAAAGAGATGAAAATGTAACTATTATCTCTCCATCTTCTGACTCATCTAAAGATATAACAAATGGAATAGAGGCTCTTAATCGAAGAAGTTATAATGAAGCATTAATATTCTTTAATAAAGCAGAAAATACATCTACAAATATCTCTGAACTTAACTTCTATCGTGGAAAAACATATTTCTCGATGAATAATTTTGACAAAGCTCTTATTGACTTTGAAAAAATAACAACTCCTGATGAAAATACATCTGAGCTTTACTATTATTTAGGAGTTATTTATCATAGAAAAGGTGATATTGAAAAAGCTAAAGATTACTTAAGAAAGTCTAGAGAAAATAACCCTAGCAGTACTTGGGGTAGAAAAAGTAGCATATATTTATTGAAACTATAA